In one Streptomyces venezuelae genomic region, the following are encoded:
- a CDS encoding beta-class carbonic anhydrase has translation MSTSAASPDRTPDTPDAIGAGDVTDRLVEANGKYASRFTDPGMDARPVLQVAVVACMDARLDLHGALGLELGDCHTIRNAGGVVTDDVIRSLTISQRALGTRSVVLIHHTTCGLESLTEEFRHDLEMEVGQRPSWAVEAFRDVDQDVRQSMERVRTSPFLLHTDDVRGFVFDVKTGLLREIDPA, from the coding sequence ATGTCGACTTCCGCAGCCTCCCCGGACCGCACGCCCGACACGCCAGACGCCATAGGCGCCGGAGACGTCACCGACCGCCTCGTCGAAGCCAACGGAAAATACGCCTCCCGGTTCACCGACCCCGGCATGGACGCCCGCCCCGTCCTGCAGGTCGCCGTCGTCGCGTGCATGGACGCCCGTCTCGACCTGCACGGTGCCCTCGGTCTCGAACTCGGTGACTGTCACACCATCCGCAACGCGGGCGGCGTGGTGACCGACGACGTCATCCGCTCCCTGACCATCAGCCAGCGCGCGCTCGGCACCCGCAGCGTCGTGCTGATCCACCACACCACCTGCGGCCTCGAGTCCCTCACCGAGGAGTTCCGGCACGACCTGGAGATGGAGGTCGGACAGCGCCCCTCCTGGGCGGTGGAGGCCTTCCGCGACGTGGACCAGGACGTGCGGCAGTCGATGGAGCGCGTGCGGACCTCGCCGTTCCTGCTGCACACGGACGACGTCCGGGGTTTTGTGTTCGACGTGAAGACAGGGTTGCTGCGGGAGATCGACCCCGCCTGA
- the rsmH gene encoding 16S rRNA (cytosine(1402)-N(4))-methyltransferase RsmH — protein sequence MSDNSRHVPVMLQRCLDMLAPALAEPGAVVVDCTLGLGGHSEALLATFPSVRLVALDRDKEALRLSGERLAPYGDRATLVHAVYDELPDVLDRLDIPRVQGVLFDLGVSSMQLDEADRGFAYAQDAPLDMRMDQTTGVSAAEVLNTYAPGELVRILRAYGEEKQAKRIVSAVVREREKEPFSNSARLVELIRDSLPQAAKRTGGNPAKRTFQALRIEVNGELSVLERAVPAAVKSLAVGGRIAVLSYHSLEDRLVKQVFAAGAATTAPPGLPVVPERYQPRLKLLTRGAELPTEEEVAENRRAAPARLRGAQRIREDVG from the coding sequence TTGAGCGACAACAGCCGACACGTCCCGGTGATGCTTCAGAGGTGCCTGGACATGCTGGCCCCCGCGCTCGCCGAGCCGGGCGCCGTCGTCGTCGACTGCACCCTGGGCCTCGGCGGCCACAGCGAGGCCCTCCTCGCCACCTTCCCCTCGGTCCGCCTCGTCGCCCTGGACCGCGACAAGGAGGCGCTGCGCCTGTCCGGCGAACGCCTCGCCCCCTACGGCGACCGGGCCACCCTGGTCCACGCGGTCTACGACGAACTCCCCGACGTGCTCGACCGCCTCGACATCCCGCGCGTCCAGGGCGTCCTCTTCGACCTCGGCGTCTCCTCCATGCAGCTCGACGAGGCGGACCGCGGCTTCGCGTACGCCCAGGACGCCCCCCTCGACATGCGCATGGACCAGACGACCGGCGTCAGCGCGGCCGAGGTGCTCAACACCTACGCGCCGGGCGAACTGGTGCGGATCCTGCGGGCGTACGGCGAGGAGAAGCAGGCCAAGCGCATCGTGAGCGCCGTCGTGCGCGAGCGCGAGAAGGAGCCGTTCAGCAACAGCGCACGGCTTGTCGAGCTCATCCGCGACTCCCTGCCGCAGGCCGCCAAGCGCACCGGCGGCAACCCCGCCAAGCGCACCTTCCAGGCCCTGCGCATCGAGGTCAACGGCGAGCTGAGCGTCCTGGAGCGGGCCGTCCCCGCGGCCGTGAAGTCGCTCGCCGTCGGCGGCAGGATCGCCGTCCTCTCGTACCACTCGCTGGAGGACCGCCTCGTCAAGCAGGTGTTCGCGGCCGGCGCCGCCACGACCGCGCCGCCCGGCCTGCCCGTCGTCCCCGAGCGCTACCAGCCGCGGCTCAAGCTCCTGACCCGAGGTGCCGAACTCCCCACCGAGGAGGAGGTCGCCGAGAACCGCAGGGCGGCGCCGGCCCGGCTGCGGGGCGCCCAGCGCATCCGCGAAGACGTCGGATAG
- a CDS encoding AAA family ATPase, translating to MTTYDDRASLTDLTTTAERVRRSVEGVIEGKPEVVRLSLTVLLAEGHLLIEDVPGVGKTMLAKALARSIDCSVRRIQFTPDLLPSDITGVSIFDQQRRDFEFKPGAIFAQIVIGDEINRASPKTQSALLESMEERQVTIDGQTYELPSPFMVVATQNPVEMEGTYPLPEAQRDRFMARVSIGYPGPEAELQMLDVHGGVSPLDDLQPVAHAHEIVKLIDAVRTVHVAEPVRRYAVDLVGATRNHPDLRLGASPRATLHLLRAAKASAALSGREFALPDDVQALAVAVLAHRLLPTAQAQLNRRTAESVVQEILQHTPVPAAVQPGPGAYFNQQPPGARRL from the coding sequence GTGACGACCTATGACGATCGAGCGAGCCTCACAGATCTGACCACGACCGCGGAGCGTGTCCGCAGGTCGGTGGAGGGTGTGATCGAGGGCAAGCCAGAGGTCGTACGGCTTTCGCTGACTGTGCTCCTGGCGGAGGGGCACCTGCTCATCGAGGATGTGCCGGGCGTGGGCAAGACCATGCTCGCCAAGGCACTCGCGCGGTCCATCGACTGCTCCGTGCGGCGGATCCAGTTCACACCGGATCTGCTGCCGTCGGACATCACCGGGGTGTCCATCTTCGATCAGCAGCGCAGGGACTTCGAGTTCAAACCGGGGGCGATCTTCGCGCAGATCGTGATCGGCGACGAGATCAACCGCGCGTCTCCGAAGACGCAGTCCGCGCTCCTGGAGTCCATGGAGGAGCGCCAGGTCACCATCGACGGGCAGACGTACGAACTGCCGAGTCCCTTCATGGTGGTGGCCACGCAGAACCCCGTGGAGATGGAGGGGACCTACCCCCTGCCCGAGGCGCAGCGCGACCGCTTCATGGCGCGCGTCTCGATCGGCTATCCGGGGCCGGAGGCCGAGCTGCAGATGCTCGACGTCCACGGCGGTGTCTCGCCCCTGGACGACCTCCAGCCGGTGGCGCACGCGCACGAGATCGTGAAGCTCATCGACGCGGTGCGCACGGTCCACGTGGCCGAGCCCGTGCGCAGGTACGCGGTGGACCTGGTCGGCGCGACCCGCAACCACCCGGACCTGAGACTCGGGGCGTCTCCGCGCGCGACGCTGCACCTGCTGCGCGCGGCCAAGGCCTCCGCCGCCCTCAGCGGCCGTGAGTTCGCGCTGCCGGACGATGTGCAGGCCCTGGCCGTCGCGGTCCTCGCGCACCGTCTGCTGCCCACGGCGCAGGCCCAGTTGAACCGGCGCACCGCCGAATCCGTCGTCCAGGAGATCCTGCAGCACACCCCGGTGCCCGCCGCGGTGCAGCCCGGTCCGGGCGCCTACTTCAACCAGCAGCCGCCCGGCGCCCGGAGGCTGTGA
- a CDS encoding DUF58 domain-containing protein, producing MTAGGRPAGPAEGEKGGVRTALAGLTTRGRSFLAAGVAAAICAYVLGQSDLLRVGLLLAVLPLVCATVLFRTRYRVAGSRRLSPARVPAGSEARVHLRMDNVSRLPTGLLMLQDRVPYVLGPRPRFVLDRVEAGGRREVSYRVRSDLRGRYPLGPLQLRLTDPFGMCELTRSFSTYDTLTVIPRVEALPPVRLTGEAKGYGDGRNRSLALAGEDDVIPRGYRHGDDLRRVHWRSTARYGELMVRREEQPQRARCTVLLDTRSAGFRGAGPDSAFEWAVSGTASTLVHMLERGFSVRLLTDTGASVPGEGSDGFAGASQESADAAGLMMDTLAVVDHSDGAGLSRAYDVLRGGNEGLLVAFLGDLDEEQAAVVAKMRRRSGSAVAFVLDSTAWAQGQGALPSAAGESCVQMLREAGWAALSVPPGAGFADLWRQADHARSAAGPAPAAGTTTGGWA from the coding sequence ATGACGGCCGGGGGGAGGCCGGCGGGCCCCGCCGAGGGCGAGAAGGGCGGGGTGCGCACGGCTCTCGCGGGACTGACCACCCGCGGCCGCTCCTTCCTCGCGGCCGGCGTCGCCGCCGCCATCTGTGCCTATGTGCTCGGCCAGAGCGACCTGCTGCGCGTCGGGCTGCTGCTCGCCGTACTGCCCCTGGTGTGCGCCACCGTCCTGTTCCGCACCCGGTACCGCGTGGCGGGCAGCCGCAGGCTGTCCCCCGCGCGCGTGCCCGCCGGTTCGGAGGCCCGCGTCCATCTGCGGATGGACAACGTCTCGCGGCTGCCCACCGGGCTGCTGATGCTCCAGGACCGGGTGCCCTACGTGCTCGGGCCGCGGCCCCGGTTCGTCCTGGACCGCGTGGAGGCGGGCGGACGGCGCGAGGTGTCCTACCGCGTCCGCTCCGACCTGCGCGGCCGCTATCCGCTGGGCCCGCTGCAGCTGCGCCTGACGGACCCGTTCGGCATGTGCGAACTGACGCGCTCCTTCTCGACGTACGACACCCTGACGGTCATCCCGCGCGTGGAGGCACTGCCTCCGGTGCGGCTGACCGGCGAGGCGAAGGGGTACGGCGACGGGCGCAACCGCTCGCTGGCCCTGGCCGGCGAGGACGACGTCATCCCGCGCGGCTACCGACACGGCGACGACCTGCGCCGGGTCCACTGGCGCTCCACGGCGCGCTACGGCGAGCTGATGGTGCGCCGCGAGGAACAGCCGCAGCGCGCCCGCTGCACGGTGCTCCTGGACACCCGGAGCGCCGGGTTCCGGGGCGCGGGGCCCGACTCGGCCTTCGAGTGGGCGGTCTCGGGCACGGCGTCGACCCTGGTGCACATGCTCGAACGGGGCTTCTCGGTGCGCCTGCTGACCGACACGGGCGCCTCGGTGCCGGGCGAGGGCTCGGACGGGTTCGCGGGGGCCAGCCAGGAGTCGGCGGACGCGGCCGGACTGATGATGGACACCCTCGCGGTGGTCGACCACTCGGACGGCGCCGGGCTCTCCCGGGCGTACGACGTGCTGCGCGGCGGGAACGAAGGGCTCCTCGTCGCCTTCCTCGGCGACCTGGACGAGGAGCAGGCCGCGGTGGTCGCCAAGATGCGCAGGCGCAGCGGCTCCGCCGTCGCGTTCGTACTGGACAGCACGGCGTGGGCGCAGGGCCAGGGTGCTCTGCCGTCCGCTGCGGGTGAGTCGTGCGTGCAGATGCTCCGGGAGGCGGGCTGGGCGGCGCTGTCGGTGCCGCCGGGGGCGGGCTTCGCTGACCTGTGGCGGCAGGCGGACCACGCCCGCTCGGCCGCGGGCCCGGCTCCCGCGGCGGGCACGACGACCGGGGGTTGGGCATGA